Proteins encoded by one window of Chondromyces crocatus:
- a CDS encoding metallophosphoesterase, which produces MIRTAARLSLLCALALLGCDSDRRAPAASPKPSVTPQPASSASAAPPPAEDRSAFALPAVPRLIALGDLHGDLAATRAALRLAGAIDDKDHWIGGTLTLVQNGDQVDRGDHDRAILDLFERLAEEARAAGGAVHALNGNHELMNAQGDLRYVTEGAFRDFEGIGGLDLSHPRLSMMPPMARARAAAFMPGGPYARKIADRKVILMVGDTVFVHAGVLPAHVRYGIGKMNRETSAWLEGQSASPPAAVLAEDGPVWTRRYGGKDLGPDDCEVLGRALEGLGAKRMVIGHTVHKEGIAPGCDGRVWRVDVGMSAYYGGRPAVLEIAGETVTPIKSP; this is translated from the coding sequence TTGATCCGCACCGCAGCACGCCTTTCCCTGCTCTGTGCGCTGGCCTTGCTGGGCTGCGACAGCGATCGGCGCGCGCCCGCGGCCTCCCCCAAGCCGAGCGTCACCCCGCAACCAGCGTCGTCCGCCTCCGCCGCTCCCCCACCGGCCGAAGACCGCAGCGCCTTCGCTCTCCCCGCAGTCCCCCGCCTGATCGCCCTCGGCGATCTCCACGGCGACCTGGCCGCGACCCGCGCCGCCCTTCGCCTGGCAGGCGCCATCGACGACAAGGATCACTGGATCGGCGGCACCCTCACCCTCGTGCAGAACGGCGATCAGGTCGATCGCGGCGATCACGACCGCGCAATCCTCGATCTGTTCGAGCGCCTCGCCGAAGAAGCCCGCGCCGCCGGCGGCGCCGTTCACGCACTGAACGGCAACCACGAGCTGATGAACGCACAGGGCGACCTGCGCTACGTCACCGAAGGCGCCTTCCGTGACTTCGAGGGGATCGGCGGCCTCGACCTGTCGCACCCGCGCCTCTCCATGATGCCCCCCATGGCCCGCGCCCGCGCCGCCGCCTTCATGCCAGGCGGCCCTTACGCCCGGAAAATCGCCGATCGCAAGGTCATCCTGATGGTCGGAGACACCGTCTTCGTCCACGCTGGCGTGCTCCCCGCCCACGTTCGCTACGGCATCGGCAAGATGAACCGCGAGACCTCCGCCTGGCTCGAAGGTCAATCCGCCTCCCCTCCCGCTGCCGTGCTCGCCGAAGACGGCCCCGTGTGGACCCGTCGCTACGGCGGCAAGGACCTCGGCCCCGACGACTGCGAAGTGCTCGGTCGCGCCCTCGAGGGCCTCGGCGCCAAGCGGATGGTCATCGGTCACACGGTCCACAAGGAGGGCATCGCCCCTGGTTGCGATGGGCGCGTGTGGCGCGTCGACGTGGGCATGTCGGCCTACTACGGCGGTCGTCCCGCCGTCCTCGAGATCGCCGGCGAGACGGTCACCCCGATCAAGTCCCCCTGA
- a CDS encoding YkvA family protein, with amino-acid sequence MTEFQTRCLDTFPDWLRTLASDALELGELLSSAEVAEPARRHVAGSLNYLFKSLDLIPDGIEDLGFLDDAFVLRVAASLSLEASPEAGQRAAVLSRLSGDTKLIAELLGKDYPRLVNYVKSLGRSAARGRTVDEILSDETIRSSFLHEVHGWSLSYAAPSFGRDEKNLIKLTAFLSAKLPS; translated from the coding sequence ATGACCGAGTTCCAGACGCGCTGCCTCGACACGTTCCCTGACTGGCTCCGCACCCTCGCCTCCGATGCCCTGGAACTCGGCGAGCTGCTCTCCAGCGCAGAGGTCGCCGAGCCAGCACGCCGCCACGTCGCCGGCAGCCTGAATTACCTCTTCAAGTCCCTGGACCTCATCCCCGACGGCATCGAAGACCTCGGCTTCCTCGACGACGCCTTCGTGCTGCGGGTCGCGGCCTCCCTCTCCCTCGAGGCGAGCCCCGAAGCGGGTCAACGCGCCGCCGTGCTGTCCCGCCTCTCCGGCGACACCAAGCTGATCGCCGAGCTGCTCGGCAAGGATTACCCGCGGCTCGTGAACTACGTGAAGAGCCTGGGCCGGAGCGCCGCCCGCGGCCGCACCGTCGACGAGATCCTGAGCGACGAGACCATCCGGTCGAGTTTTCTGCACGAAGTCCACGGCTGGTCGCTGAGCTACGCGGCTCCGTCCTTCGGGCGCGACGAGAAGAACCTGATCAAGCTCACCGCCTTCCTCTCCGCGAAGCTCCCGTCTTGA